The sequence CACCGCCATCACCTTACCCGTGTAGCCGTGATTGTCGCGAAACACCGTTAACGGCGACAGCACATCGCCAATTTGTGCGCTTTGAAAAGCCACAAAATCCTGTCGGCGTAACACCTCTTGGGTGATATTGGGCTCATTAAATAAAGGATGGTGACGACCACAATAGAGGCCATAGCGTTGATTAAACAGCAGCCGTTGCTCAATTTTATCCGGCGCCACCCGACACAGACCAAGCCCCAGCGCCGTGGTTTTCTGAGTCAAATAACGCAAAATATCGACGCTTTTAATCACCTCAATGTCTAAGCTGACCAAGGGATAGCGCTGTTTAAATCCACTTAAAAAAGCATCATAGGCCTGGCTTTGAATACGGCTGACCACCAGCAGCTTTAAATGCCCAGCCAGCGCTTCAGCTGCATGAGGGCTGGTGATTTGGCTCTCTAGATTGGCCACTTCCCCATACATCAAACGGGCCGCTTGAAAGCAAGATTCGCCTAAAGGCGTCAGCAAAAACTTTTGCCGCGTGCGTTCAATCAATTGATGCCCTAGCTGCGCCTCCATACGCTTCAGGCTTTGGCTCACCGCCGATTGGGTTAAGTGCAACCGCACCGCAGCTTTACTAATACTGCCTTCTTGCACAATCACCATAAACGTATGCAATAACGACCAATTCAACCGATCGGCAAATCTTTTATCCACAGCCTCATCCTTTGTTATATTAATTTTTTTAATGTTGAATATTAAAATAAAACCATTGAGCAGGTACAGGGTTTACGTTACAACAGAATAGCTGGACATAAAATAATCACAAAAAACCGTTGTCACCCTAAAGCTTTCACAAAGGAGCGTCCCTTGTCTACACTGCCACAAAAACAACCGGTGCGGGCGGCCACGGCCGCCTTCGTCGGCACCATGATCGAATGGTATGACTTTTATATCTACGCCTTGGCCTCAGCGCTGATCTTCGGCCATTTATTCTTTGCCACCGACAATACCTTCATTGGCACCATGGCGGCATTTGCCACCTTTGCCATCGGTCTTTTCATTCGGCCCTTAGGCGGTGTGGTGTTTGGCCACATCGGCGACAAAATCGGCCGTAAAAAATCTCTGGTGATCACCCTATTCATGATGGGCGGTGCCACCGTGGGCATCGGTCTGTTACCCACCTATGCCCAGGCCGGTATTTGGGCGCCGATCTTACTGGTCGTGCTGCGCCTCATCCAAGGCTTGGCCATTGGCGGCGAATGGGGCGGTGCCGTCTTAATTGCCGGCGAGCACGCCCCGAAAGGGCGCCGTAATTTTTTTGCTTCGTTTGCCCAATTGGGCAGCCCCGCTGGCCTGATTCTCGCCACCTTTGCCTTTAAGCTCATCTCCAGCATGCCTGAAGACGTCTTCAATAGCTACGGCTGGCGGCTGCCGTTTTTAGCCAGCTTTGTGCTGCTGGTGGTGGGGTTTTGGGTGCGCAACGGCGTGCATGAATCGCCGGAGTTTCTGGCACAAAAGGCTGAACAGGACGCCCAAACCACCCCAACCCAAGCCCCCATCATGGCCGTCTTGGCTCATTCCAAAAAACTGATCCTATTGGCCATGGGCGCCAACGTCATCAGCGTGGCGGGCTTTTACTTTGTCAGCACCTTTATGGTCGCCTACGCCACTCAATACGCCGGCATCGACAAGAGCATGGTGCTCAACGCCCTCCTCATTGTGGCGTTTTTCCACCTCATCAATACCCCCTTTTCAGCCTGGTGGGGCGAAAAACGCGGCACTCGCGGTTTTCTCATGCTGATTTCAGCCCTATGTGCCTTCACGCCTTACCCCATGTTTATCTTGGTGCACACGGGTGAGCTGCCGTGGATTGTGCTCGGCCTGGCCTTGCCCATGCTGTGTATGTCGAGCTTTTTCTCCTTAATCGCTGGCTACACCAGCAGCCTGTTTCCCGTCCACCTACGCTACACCGGCATCTCCATGGCCTACCAGTTTTGCGCCGCCATCGCCGGCGGCCTGACCCCGCTTATCGCCACCGCCATTGCCCAGCAGTTCGTCGGCAACTGGCTGCCCTTGGCCCTATTTTTTACCTTTTTAGCCCTGATTAGCCTCGTGTCGATCACCATTTTGCATCCACGCCGCTATCCACTTTACGAATCCGTTGATTAAGGACCCGACATGAACGTTTTTTATCACCCCGAACAAATGAAACACCAGCCGCTCAACTATTATTCGCGCGGCAAAATGCGCACGCCACAGGAAAAACCCGAGCGCATGAGCGAGTTTTTAAAAGCCATCGACAGCCTAGCGTTGACCTTAACCGAGCCACAAGATTTTGGCATCGACCCCATTACCGCCGTCCACGATCTGGGCTTTGTGCATTTTTTAAGAACCGCCTATCAGGAATGGCATGACTTGCCGGAAGACTGGGGGGAAGAAGTCCAATCAAATATTTTTGTGCGTGAAAACAATCCTTTAATCGGCATCCTTGCCAAAGCCGGGCGCTATCTGGCCGACGGCAGCGCCCCCATCGGCAAACACACCTGGACTTCGGCCTATTGGGCCGCTCAAACTGCTCTAGGCGCTGCTCAATCCTTACTGGATGGCGCTCCAATGGCGGTAGCGCTCACGCGCCCCGCCGGCCACCACGCCCGTAAAGACGGCGCCGGCGGTTTTTGCTATCTGAACAAC comes from Neisseriaceae bacterium CLB008 and encodes:
- a CDS encoding MFS transporter, encoding MSTLPQKQPVRAATAAFVGTMIEWYDFYIYALASALIFGHLFFATDNTFIGTMAAFATFAIGLFIRPLGGVVFGHIGDKIGRKKSLVITLFMMGGATVGIGLLPTYAQAGIWAPILLVVLRLIQGLAIGGEWGGAVLIAGEHAPKGRRNFFASFAQLGSPAGLILATFAFKLISSMPEDVFNSYGWRLPFLASFVLLVVGFWVRNGVHESPEFLAQKAEQDAQTTPTQAPIMAVLAHSKKLILLAMGANVISVAGFYFVSTFMVAYATQYAGIDKSMVLNALLIVAFFHLINTPFSAWWGEKRGTRGFLMLISALCAFTPYPMFILVHTGELPWIVLGLALPMLCMSSFFSLIAGYTSSLFPVHLRYTGISMAYQFCAAIAGGLTPLIATAIAQQFVGNWLPLALFFTFLALISLVSITILHPRRYPLYESVD
- a CDS encoding LysR family transcriptional regulator, whose translation is MDKRFADRLNWSLLHTFMVIVQEGSISKAAVRLHLTQSAVSQSLKRMEAQLGHQLIERTRQKFLLTPLGESCFQAARLMYGEVANLESQITSPHAAEALAGHLKLLVVSRIQSQAYDAFLSGFKQRYPLVSLDIEVIKSVDILRYLTQKTTALGLGLCRVAPDKIEQRLLFNQRYGLYCGRHHPLFNEPNITQEVLRRQDFVAFQSAQIGDVLSPLTVFRDNHGYTGKVMAVTNSLDEVVRLLSAGYGIGCLPDHVAQSEYVAPLLRALLPQEPVATIPVYLLWHKERMLSQVEQRFIEELSQVSFAIDSLYKT
- a CDS encoding histone deacetylase family protein, whose amino-acid sequence is MNVFYHPEQMKHQPLNYYSRGKMRTPQEKPERMSEFLKAIDSLALTLTEPQDFGIDPITAVHDLGFVHFLRTAYQEWHDLPEDWGEEVQSNIFVRENNPLIGILAKAGRYLADGSAPIGKHTWTSAYWAAQTALGAAQSLLDGAPMAVALTRPAGHHARKDGAGGFCYLNNAAIAAQFMRATHQKVAIIDTDMHHGQGVQEIFYDRSDVLYTSVHGSPVNFYPAVAGFENERGRGAGEGYNLNFPMPHGIDEAGFFQHVDQAIEAVHTFNPDVVVHILGFDVYVDDPQSKSAVSTEGFRRLAQKIAAINKPTMVLVEGGYLVEKLADNLTAFMQGLES